AGCGCTGGGCGCGGCGTTTGGCATCGTCCTGCCCCTGAGCCCGGAATACATATGCCTCCATCGCCTCCGGCGTTTCGATCAGAGCCAGCAGGCCAGCGGTTCGTGCAGTTAAGGAGCCAGCAGCAAGCAGGTGGCTCACCAAGCCGTGATCCCACAGCTGCTCCCCAGTGGAGCTGGGTGCAAACAGCTCCTGGCGCAGCACCTCCAACAACTGCTGCTTAAGGGCATCAAGCTGACCGGGCCGCAGCCGGCGGCTGTTGGGCAGCCCTTCCGCTCTCCCCCCAGAGATCACGGTTGGACGATCCGGCGAATGCTCCACGCTCCAGCTCAGGCCCGTGCCCGGCACTCCCACCGTGGTGCGCGCACCACCACTCCGGGCGACGGGGATGTTGAACGAGGCGCCCCGCCCACCAACGGAGATGGAGCTCAACCCGCCCTTGCTGAAATTGAAACGCAGCGGGCCCAGGCGGGCAGAGCGGCGAAAGCGGAAGCCCATGACTCAGCGGCTCTTGGCGCAGTAGTTGCCTGAGGAATACCAGCCCAGCGGGCAGGACTTGCCGGTTTTCTGAATCGCCTCGCGCTCGTTACTGGGGCTGCTGAGGCAGTAGTTGCCAGATGAGTAGAACCCCAGCGGGCAGGAGTTGCCGCTCTTCTCTATGGCGCCGCGGGTGTTGCCACTGGTGCTCGGCACGCAGTAGCTGCCGGAGCTGTAATAGCCCAGCGGACAACCTCCCACTTGCGGGAGGGGACGCACCGGTTGCTGGGCCAGCGCGGCGCTGGCACTCAGCAGCATGCCGGCGGCGATCAATAGTGGCTTACTCATCGGTGGTGGGCTTTGCCAATTCATCGAGCAGGCGGCTAACTAGGTCACCACGGCTGTGCAGACCCCACTCCTTACGCAAGTCATCCAGCCACACCAGGGTGGATTGGCGCAGCTCAACGCTCACCCGCACATAGGGATCGTCACCGAAAGGAGGCCGACTCATCGAGAGGCTGCGGGCTTTTCAGCATGGATGGCCAGAGAGCCGCATGCAAGCCCATGGGAGGGCTTGCTGCAGTGCGTTCTGGGATGGACTGGATGAGGAGCAGCGCTCGGCCCTCTATCGCGCCGCTTTTGAAGCCGGCGTCAATCTCAGCCACGGGAGGGCGTCCTCAGGGCAGACGGCATGATTCCATCTGCCCTGAGGGCCGGTGGAGTTGCGGCACTTTTAACCCGCCTGCTCGAGCAGCCGCTGGATGCGACACAAATTGCGGTGCTCCAGGAGCGGCTGCTGCGCCAAGGCGCGGAACGGCAGGATCAACTCCCCGAACTGCTGCTGCGCAGTCC
This genomic window from Cyanobium sp. Tous-M-B4 contains:
- a CDS encoding DUF4236 domain-containing protein; this translates as MGFRFRRSARLGPLRFNFSKGGLSSISVGGRGASFNIPVARSGGARTTVGVPGTGLSWSVEHSPDRPTVISGGRAEGLPNSRRLRPGQLDALKQQLLEVLRQELFAPSSTGEQLWDHGLVSHLLAAGSLTARTAGLLALIETPEAMEAYVFRAQGQDDAKRRAQRCIEAVQEASRLATARGWLR